In one window of Solanum pennellii chromosome 2, SPENNV200 DNA:
- the LOC107009837 gene encoding uncharacterized protein LOC107009837, with protein sequence MAPKDGNESDNDEEIQNQMTSQEIGTTEEIRALKQQMAEMYEAWMSGQPPPSSIRDYFNTNMSHPIQVLTSDPIYPPGFSPYANTFNVAGTSMVRPSNTPVISNPLFVSTAPTNSIPQPTMVPKSNSDPPPKVRRDQSYTLEEDIKIQSSHPHIHQYSSPVEIERMVKNEEHEEMTKKMKSLEQSIRDMLGLGGHKGISFSDLCMFPHVHLPAGLKTPKFEKYDGHGDPISHLKRYCNQLRGAEGKKELLMAYFGESLVGIASEWFIDQDITNWHTWDDLARCFVQKFQYNIDIVLDRSSLANTRKKTTENFREYAIRWTEQAARVKPPMKESEMIDVFLQAQEPDYFHYLLSAVGKTFAEVIKVGEMVENGIKSGKSVSQAALKATTKVLQNGSGNIGGKKRREDVATIVSAPRTHVQGNSPQHYFPSQAPQYSVPYTPYHVFNAQPIAPPSYPQWRAPTPQNHPPPPQVHQNTARIPFRPRPQYKKGNGVKDEFTPIGESYASLFQKLRTLNVLSPIERKMSNPPPRNLDYSQHCAYCSNAPGHNIERCWYLKRAIQDLIDSNRIIVESPSRPNISQNPLPRHTETNMLEMMKGHEEFASPYKPILRVGTGIEKSANVVDSKMMPLGEESVLEKLSPSNTPILTVKGALEDVWASPSKAKSFVPKRPNKPILIVQGAHIPPVIIRPVSQLPMTNPKVVPWNYEPTVVTYKGKEVDEEIDEVGGITRSGRCYVPMELRKTKNDQIQIKSPVTEGEVEEFLRKMKLSDYSVVEQLRKTLAHISLLSLLIHSDEHRKDVMKILNEAHVLSKVTKLNVSAERVQPNNVCVRAFDGSKPDAIGEIELVLTIGPVDFTVNFQVLDINASYNLLLGRPWVHKAGAVPSTLHQMIKFEYDRQEVIVRGEGDLSIYKESSCPFIKADNENEALVYQAFEVVVIEHVPEGSVISKPNMPIASVMVVNELLKHGFEPGKGLGICLQGRDYPLSLRKSIGTYGLGYQPRIEDKVKAKKNKRDVWSLTKPIQPIYKSFIKTCATGSYQSSFPEPVMKVSEEMINYFQDLLVEVDMVELGEGTSDRDVQFIGPDVKLNNWEATPLPVKDESCSFYANSSDMTCMQNFSPDLNIQSNLRPNIEIISQEIEYDEDRVFEEVRRDFNHFENKSNPNMSEIETINLGDQEIIKETTISVHVRHQKDDIIQALFDYKDVFASSYDDMPGLSTDMVVHKLPIDPNFPPIKQKLRKLKIDMSIIIKEEITKQLEAKFIQVAQYPSWLANIVPVPKKDGKVRMCVDYRDLNKASPKDDFRLPNIHILLDNCAKHEVVSFVDCYAGYHQIIMDDEDAEKTSFITPWGTYCYRVMPFGLKNAGSNHVKDLRRFFERLRRYNLKLIPAKCVFGVPSGKLLGFLVSRRGTELDPSKIKAIQELPPPKNKTEWVEAVTFKSVTKKVVVDFIHFNIICRFGIPKVIITDNAANLNSHLMQEVCYQFKIEHRNSTSYRPKANGAVEAANKNIKKILRKIVESSRQWHEKLPFALLGYRTTVRTLVGATPYSLVYGTEAVIPAEIEIPSLRIIVEAEIDDDE encoded by the exons ATGGCCCCCAAAGACGGAAATGAATCGGACAATGATGAGGAGATCCAAAACCAGATGACTTCACAAGAAATAGGGACAACAGAAGAGATAAGGGCGTTAAAACAACAAATGGCAGAGATGTACGAGGCTTGGATGAGTGGACAACCTCCACCCTCTTCAATCCGAgactattttaatacaaatatgtctCACCCTATCCAGGTGTTGACAAGCGATCCGATATATCCCCCTGGATTCAGCCCCTATGCTAACACATTCAATGTCGCTGGAACTTCTATGGTGCGCCCTTCGAATACGCCTGTGATAAGTAATCCACTCTTTGTGTCAACTGCCCCGACTAACAGCATCCCGCAGCCAACGATGGTGCCCAAATCCAACAGCGATCCTCCACCCAAAGTTCGGCGTGATCAGAGTTACACTCTTGAAGAGGACATTAAAATTCAAAGCTCTCATCCCCACATTCATCAATATAGTTCCCCTGTCGAAATTGAGAGGATGGTCAAGAATGAGGAACATGAAGAAATGACTAAGAAGATGAAGAGTTTGGAACAGAGTATAAGAGATATGCTAGGACTAGGAGGCCACAAAGGCATCTCGTTCAGTGACTTGTGTATGTTTCCTCACGTCCATTTACCTGCTGGTTTAAAAACTccaaagtttgaaaaatatgatggTCACGGAGACCCCATATCTCATCTAAAGAGATATTGCAACCAATTGAGGGGTGCAGAGGGCAAAAAAGAGTTACTTATGGCCTATTTTGGGGAAAGCTTAGTAGGGATTGCATCTGAATGGTTCATAGATCAGGATATCACCAACTGGCACACATGGGATGATTTGGCTCGATGTTTTGTACAGAAATTCCAATATAATATTGACATTGTGCTAGATCGCTCCTCGTTAGCCAACACGAGGAAAAAGACCACGGAAAATTTTCGTGAATATGCTATCAGATGGACGGAACAAGCTGCTAGGGTTAAACCACCGATGAAGGAGTCAGAGATGATTGACGTTTTTCTCCAGGCGCAAGAACCTGATTACTTTCACTATCTGCTTTCTGCCGTAGGGAAGACATTCGCTGAAGTTATTAAGGTAGGGGAAATGGTGGAAAATGGCATCAAGTCTGGAAAGAGTGTAAGTCAAGCTGCCTTAAAAGCCACAACAAAAGTGCTTCAAAATGGTTCTGGAAATATTGGAGGGAAGAAGAGAAGGGAGGATGTGGCCACTATTGTATCAGCGCCTAGGACTCATGTCCAAGGTAATTCCCCACAACACTATTTTCCTTCCCAAGCTCCACAATATTCTGTCCCATACACTCCATATCATGTTTTTAATGCACAACCAATTGCACCCCCTTCTTATCCACAATGGCGTGCACCAACTCCACAAAATCATCCACCACCCCCACAAGTTCATCAAAATACTGCTAGAATTCCTTTCCGTCCTAGACCACAATACAAAAAGGGAAATGGCGTTAAAGATGAGTTCACTCCTATTGGGGAGTCGTATGCTAGCTTGTTCCAAAAATTAAGGACGTTGAATGTTTTGAGTCCTATTGAGAGAAAGATGTCGAATCCTCCCCCGAGAAATTTGGATTATTCTCAACATTGCGCATATTGTTCTAATGCCCCAGGGCACAACATAGAGAGATGTTGGTATTTGAAAAGGGCCATTCAGGATTTGATCGATTCTAATCGAATTATAGTTGAAAGTCCGAGTAGACCCAACATCAGTCAAAATCCATTGCCGAGGCATACTGAAACAAACATGCTAGAAATGATGAAGGGTCATGAAGAGTTTGCATCTCCGTATAAGCCAATCCTTAGGGTTGGAACTGGCATTGAGAAGTCAGCAAATGTTGTTGATTCAAAAATGATGCCTTTAGGGGAGGAAAGTGTGTTAGAAAAGTTGAGTCCATCAAACACACCCATCTTAACTGTGAAAGGAGCCCTGGAAGATGTTTGGGCAAGTCCGAGTAAGGCAAAATCGTTTGTTCCAAAAAGGCCAAACAAACCTATCTTGATCGTGCAAGGGGCCCATATTCCTCCTGTGATTATCAGGCCAGTATCCCAGCTCCCAATGACTAACCCCAAAGTTGTTCCCTGGAATTATGAACCTACTGTCGTGACATACAAGGGAAaagaagttgatgaagaaatagaTGAAGTGGGAGGAATAACCCGTTCAGGAAGATGTTATGTCCCGATGGAATTAAGGAAAACTAAAAATGACCAAATACAAATAAAGAGTCCGGTCACTGAAGGAGAGGTAGAGGAATTCCTAAGGAAGATGAAACTATCAGACTACTCCGTGGTGGAACAATTGAGAAAAACTCTAGCCCATATCTCTTTGTTGTCTTTGCTAATACATTCTGATGAACATCGTAAGGATgtgatgaaaattttgaatgaagcaCATGTTCTTAGTAAAGTTACA AAATTGAATGTTAGTGCTGAAAGGGTCCAACCCAACAATGTATGTGTTAGAGCTTTTGATGGGTCAAAACCAGATGCCATTGGTGAGATAGAGCTCGTACTAACCATAGGGCCTGTGGATTTCACTGTGAATTTTCAAGTGTTGGATATCAACGCGTCCTACAATCTATTGTTGGGGAGGCCATGGGTGCATAAGGCTGGAGCAGTCCCCTCAACGTTGCATCAAATGATTAAGTTTGAATACGACCGACAAGAAGTGATTGTTCGTGGTGAGGGGGATTTGTCAATCTACAAAGAATCTTCCTGCCCTTTTATCAAGGCTGATAATGAGAATGAGGCACTAGTTTATCAAGCTTTTGAGGTAGTGGTTATTGAGCATGTCCCCGAGGGGAGTGTCATTTCAAAACCAAATATGCCCATCGCGTCTGTAATGGTGGTGAATGAATTGCTGAAACATGGGTTTGAGCCGGGTAAAGGCTTAGGAATCTGCTTGCAAGGGAGAGATTATCCGTTGAGTCTACGAAAGAGCATCGGTACTTATGGATTAGGCTACCAACCTAGAATCGAGGACAAAGTGAAGGCAAAGAAGAATAAGAGAGATGTATGGTCACTTACCAAGCCTATACAACCAATCTACAAATCTTTCATCAAAACCTGCGCAACAGGATCTTATCAATCATCTTTTCCAGAGCCAGTGATGAAAGTAAGCGAAGAAATGATCaactattttcaagatttacTTGTCGAGGTTGATATGGTTGAACTCGGAGAAGGCACTAGCGACAGAGATGTGCAATTCATTGGTCCTGATGTCAAGCTAAACAATTGGGAGGCCACCCCTCTCCCCGTTAAAGACGAGTCTTG TTCTTTCTATGCCAATTCAAGTGATATGACATGCATGCAGAATTTTTCGCCAGATCTTAATATCCAATCTAATCTTCGAcctaatattgaaataataagtcAAGAAATCGAATATGATGAAGACAGAGTATTTGAGGAAGTAAGGAGGGATttcaatcattttgaaaataagtcaaatccaAACATGAGTGAAATTGAGACGATAAATTTGGGGGATCAGGAAATTATTAAGGAGACTACGATAAGTGTACATGTTCGACATCAAAAAGATGATATAATCCAGGCCCTATTTGATTACAAAGATGTTTTTGCGTCATCTTATGATGACATGCCTGGATTAAGTACTGACATGGTTGTTCACAAGTTGCCAATTGATCCTAATTTTCCTCCGATAAAGCAGAAGTTGAGAAAACTCAAAATCGACATGAGTATAATAATTAAAGAGGAGATCACAAAACAACTTGAGGCCAAATTCATTCAGGTCGCTCAATATCCTTCTTGGTTAGCCAATATCGTACCCGTCCCTAAGAAAGACGGCAAAGTTCGAATGTGTGTTGATTATCGCGATTTGAATAAGGCAAgtccaaaagatgattttcGTTTGCCTAACATCCATATTTTATTGGATAATTGTGCTAAACATGAGGTTGTATCTTTTGTGGATTGTTATGCGGGCTACCATCAGATTATTATGGATGATGAAGATGCAGAAAAAACATCTTTTATCACTCCATGGGGTACATATTGTTATCGTGTTATgccttttggattaaaaaatgcAGGG tcaaatcaTGTGAAAGACTTAAGAAGATTCTTCGAAAGGCTCCGCAGGTATAATCTCAAGCTTATTCCTGCAAAATGTGTATTTGGAGTACCATCGGGGAAGCTTTTGGGGTTTTTAGTCAGTCGAAGAGGTACCGAGttggatccttcaaaaataaaagcaattcaagaattGCCACCTCCAAAGAACAAAACTGAG TGGGTCGAAGCAGTAACTTTCAAGTCAGTGACGAAGAAGGTCGTGGTGGATTTCATCCATTTCAACATCATCTGTCGGTTTGGTATTCCAAAGGTGATTATAACTGATAACGCCGCAAATCTCAACAGCCACTTAATGCAAGAGGTATGCTACCAATTTAAGATTGAACATCGAAATTCGACTTCGTATCGCCCAAAGGCAAACGGGGCTGTAGAAGCtgctaacaaaaatataaaaaagatacttCGTAAGATTGTGGAAAGTTCTCgacaatggcatgaaaagttgcCTTTTGCTTTGTTGGGTTATCGCACTACAGTCCGTACGTTAGTGGGCGCTACCCCATATTCACTGGTTTACGGGACTGAGGCAGTTATACCTGCAGAGATTGAGATCCCATCTTTACGAATCATTGTggaggctgaaattgatgatgacGAATGA